A part of Lacerta agilis isolate rLacAgi1 chromosome 7, rLacAgi1.pri, whole genome shotgun sequence genomic DNA contains:
- the LOC117049602 gene encoding phospholipid scramblase 1-like, with translation MADVCVPQTVTWMRTTVPALNCPPGLEYLSHLDQIVIHQQIELLEIIMAFENCNKYEIKNGWGQRIYVAAEETDHWARNCCGAACPFTVKIMDHVGQEVIELQRPLRCSSCWYPCCLQELEVQVPPGTPVGYIKQTWHPFLPKFAIQNAAQQDVLKIVGPCVLCSLCQDMNFEVMSLDGETKVGRISKHWTGFLQEAFPDTDNFGVQFSFDLDVRMKAVLLGACFLVDFMFFECAGRGQQRTWV, from the coding sequence ATGGCTGACGTTTGCGTCCCCCAGACTGTAACCTGGATGCGGACAACCGTTCCAGCTCTCAACTGTCCTCCCGGATTAGAATATTTAAGTCACTTGGATCAAATAGTCATTCACCAGCAGATTGAGCTTCTGGAAATAATAATGGCCTTTGAAAATTGCAACAAATACGAAATAAAAAATGGCTGGGGGCAAAGGATATATGTTGCAGCTGAGGAAACGGACCACTGGGCACGAAACTGCTGTGGAGCGGCATGCCCATTTACAGTAAAAATCATGGACCATGTGGGCCAGGAAGTAATTGAGCTCCAGCGACCTCTCCGGTGCTCCAGCTGTTGGTATCCTTGCTGCTTGCAAGAGCTTGAAGTCCAGGTCCCTCCAGGCACCCCTGTGGGGTATATTAAGCAGACGTGGCACCCCTTTCTGCCTAAATTTGCAATCCAAAATGCGGCACAACAGGATGTCCTTAAAATTGTCGGGCCCTGTGTACTGTGCAGCTTGTGTCAAGATATGAACTTTGAGGTGATGTCGTTGGACGGGGAGACCAAGGTTGGAAGGATTTCTAAGCACTGGACTGGCTTTCTGCAAGAGGCCTTCCCTGATACTGACAACTTTGGAGTCCAGTTCTCGTTTGACCTTGACGTTAGAATGAAAGCTGTCCTGCTGGGGGCCTGCTTCCTCGTGGATTTCATGTTCTTTGAATGTGCAGGAAGAGGGCAGCAGAGAACTTGGGTCTGA
- the LOC117050300 gene encoding phospholipid scramblase 1-like, producing the protein MPPKQPPQHGPTPQVAYGYVPHAPGAHPVHGQALQGVVWMPAPIPPPNCPPGLEYLSQIDQMIIQQKIELVEIIIGFETSNRYEVKNAWGQRIYFAAEDTDCCTRLCCGMDRPFTIKILDNMSQEVIELQRPLRCSCCLFPCCLQELEVQAPPGTPVGYVKQTWDPCLPKFTIQNELQQDVLKITGPCIACSFCEDVHFEVLSLDEQTAVGRISKHWTGIVQELFTDTDNFGIQFPLDLDVKIKAVMLGAAFLVDFMFFEAGGGGNQRTGVWG; encoded by the coding sequence ATGCCACCAAAACAACCCCCCCAGCATGGCCCTACACCACAGGTAGCATACGGATATGTTCCACATGCcccaggagctcatcccgttcaCGGCCAGGCACTTCAGGGTGTCGTGTGGATGCCAGCTCCAATTCCGCCTCCCAACTGTCCCCCAGGATTGGAATATTTAAGCCAGATTGATCAGATGATAATTCAGCAAAAGATTGAGCTTGTGGAAATCATAATTGGCTTTGAAACCAGCAACAGGTATGAAGTAAAAAATGCTTGGGGGCAAAGGATATACTTTGCAGCCGAGGATACCGACTGCTGCACACGACTCTGCTGTGGGATGGATCGGCCATTTACAATCAAAATCTTGGACAACATGAGCCAGGAAGTGATTGAGCTCCAGCGACCTCTCCGGTGCTCCTGCTGCCTTTTTCCGTGTTGCTTGCAAGAGCTTGAAGTCCAGGCCCCTCCAGGCACGCCCGTTGGGTATGTTAAGCAGACGTGGGATCCCTGTCTGCCTAAATTCACTATCCAAAATGAACTCCAACAGGATGTCCTTAAAATCACCGGGCCCTGTATAGCGTGCAGCTTTTGTGAAGATGTTCATTTTGAGGTGCTGTCGCTGGATGAACAGACGGCTGTTGGAAGGATTTCTAAGCACTGGACTGGCATTGTGCAAGAGCTCTTCACCGATACTGACAACTTTGGGATCCAGTTCCCGTTGGACCTTGATGTTAAAATCAAAGCTGTAATGCTTGGTGCTGCCTTCCTTGTCGATTTCATGTTTTttgaagctggaggaggaggaaaccagCGAACGGGGGTCTGGGGTTAG